Proteins encoded by one window of Gemmatimonadota bacterium:
- the hisC gene encoding histidinol-phosphate transaminase produces the protein MTRESYRSISLYAPNRAPAAIDLSDNTNLWGVPPAALSAITDAASGTITRYPALYAADVKQAIADYAGVAPEMVVTGCGSDDVLDSAIRAFGEPGDVVAYPDPSFAMIPIFARMNGLVGAPIPLTAQYDADVQRYIETNAIISYLCSPNNPTGASFSRDAIERVASGVTGIVIIDEAYAEFAGWNCLDLLARFPRVVITRTLSKAFGLAGLRVGYALGDPELVAEIEKSRGPYKVNAIAQHAAVAALTADRAWVDRHVRDAIVNRDRLRESLMAIGLEPLPSDSNFVLVPVRNAAELDRQLRTRGIAVRPFVALPNIGDALRISVGPWQLLEECIAALQECAI, from the coding sequence GTGACACGCGAAAGCTACAGGTCCATTTCGCTGTATGCCCCGAACCGTGCGCCGGCAGCTATAGATCTCAGCGACAATACCAACCTCTGGGGTGTTCCTCCGGCTGCTCTGAGTGCGATTACAGATGCCGCGTCGGGCACGATCACGCGTTATCCGGCGTTGTACGCGGCGGATGTGAAGCAGGCGATCGCAGATTATGCAGGAGTGGCACCTGAGATGGTGGTGACCGGATGCGGCTCGGACGACGTACTTGACTCCGCGATCCGCGCGTTTGGTGAGCCGGGTGATGTTGTTGCTTATCCCGATCCCTCGTTCGCGATGATTCCCATCTTCGCTCGGATGAACGGCCTCGTCGGCGCGCCGATTCCGCTTACAGCACAGTACGATGCGGACGTCCAGCGATACATCGAGACAAACGCGATTATTAGTTACCTGTGTTCGCCGAACAACCCTACCGGTGCATCCTTCTCGCGCGACGCGATCGAACGGGTCGCCTCTGGTGTTACGGGTATCGTGATCATCGATGAAGCATACGCCGAGTTCGCGGGCTGGAACTGTCTGGATTTGCTGGCGCGGTTTCCCCGTGTCGTGATCACGCGCACGTTATCCAAGGCGTTCGGCCTGGCCGGTCTTCGGGTTGGTTATGCGCTGGGTGATCCGGAGCTGGTAGCGGAGATAGAGAAATCGCGCGGACCATACAAGGTGAATGCGATCGCTCAACACGCAGCAGTTGCAGCTCTCACGGCAGACCGTGCCTGGGTCGATCGCCACGTTCGGGATGCCATTGTGAATCGCGACCGATTGCGAGAATCGCTCATGGCGATTGGGTTGGAGCCGTTGCCAAGTGACAGCAACTTCGTGCTGGTCCCTGTCAGGAATGCAGCGGAGCTCGATCGGCAGTTGCGTACGCGCGGCATCGCCGTTCGGCCATTCGTTGCGCTACCCAATATCGGAGACGCCTTGCGCATATCGGTTGGCCCGTGGCAGCTGCTGGAAGAATGCATCGCCGCATTGCAGGAGTGCGCTATATGA
- the hisH gene encoding imidazole glycerol phosphate synthase subunit HisH, with product MNGKTIITVFDYGAGNMHSLLKALDIGGDVEVRMQTDPEEALETDALVLPGVGAFTNAAGRLASGAPAMRDAILAGLPTLCICLGMQLLFDDSEEGPGTGLGVIPGHVRRLRARRIPQIGWNEVESLDEALPQVAYFANSYVCEPDDDDCITAYTTHERDRFASVVTVANTVGVQFHPEKSSRAGVSFVRDFVNGVIR from the coding sequence ATGAACGGGAAGACAATCATCACCGTCTTCGACTACGGCGCCGGCAACATGCATTCGCTGCTGAAGGCTCTGGACATCGGGGGCGATGTCGAAGTGCGAATGCAGACCGACCCAGAGGAAGCGCTGGAAACTGACGCGCTGGTTCTGCCCGGGGTGGGGGCCTTCACCAATGCGGCTGGCAGGCTTGCATCCGGTGCTCCCGCGATGCGCGATGCGATCCTCGCCGGTTTACCGACTCTCTGCATCTGTCTCGGGATGCAGCTGCTCTTCGACGACAGCGAGGAGGGACCTGGCACAGGACTCGGCGTCATACCAGGCCACGTGCGCAGGCTCAGAGCGAGGAGGATTCCCCAGATTGGATGGAATGAAGTCGAATCGCTCGATGAAGCGCTGCCGCAGGTTGCATATTTCGCGAACAGCTATGTATGCGAACCGGATGATGACGACTGTATCACGGCATATACGACCCATGAACGCGACCGATTCGCTTCGGTCGTGACTGTCGCCAACACTGTCGGGGTGCAGTTCCATCCCGAGAAGAGCTCCCGGGCGGGAGTCAGCTTCGTGCGAGACTTCGTCAACGGAGTGATTCGATGA
- a CDS encoding 1-(5-phosphoribosyl)-5-[(5-phosphoribosylamino)methylideneamino] imidazole-4-carboxamide isomerase, with amino-acid sequence MIAIPAIDIRDGACVQLVGGSYDAEQVRLDDPPGVAHKWEFAGFRRLHVVDLDAATGRGNNAEMIREVLRATSMEAQVGGGVRDEDRIESLLRDGAQRVVLGTKAVESANWLGDMAEAFPGTLIVAADVRDRHVVTRGWTRTSDRYVLDFIEELNALPLAGVMVTAVHKEGLMEGTDLSLMEDVVEESEHPVCASGGIGTIGDLRALEDRGVASVVIGMALYTGAIDPGAVAEEFAE; translated from the coding sequence ATGATCGCGATACCAGCGATAGACATTCGCGATGGAGCGTGCGTTCAGCTCGTTGGCGGTTCGTATGACGCGGAGCAGGTGAGGCTGGATGACCCTCCCGGCGTCGCGCATAAGTGGGAGTTTGCGGGCTTTCGCCGTCTGCATGTCGTCGACCTCGACGCGGCGACCGGACGCGGCAACAACGCGGAGATGATCCGTGAGGTGTTGCGCGCAACTTCAATGGAAGCACAGGTGGGCGGCGGCGTACGCGATGAAGATCGAATCGAGTCGCTGCTTCGGGATGGCGCGCAACGCGTGGTTCTTGGTACGAAGGCGGTCGAGAGCGCCAACTGGCTCGGTGACATGGCGGAAGCATTTCCGGGTACGTTGATCGTAGCCGCCGATGTACGCGACCGGCATGTCGTCACGAGAGGCTGGACGCGTACATCGGACCGTTACGTGCTGGATTTCATTGAGGAGCTCAACGCACTTCCGCTGGCCGGTGTAATGGTCACGGCCGTGCACAAGGAAGGTCTCATGGAAGGAACCGATCTCTCTCTCATGGAAGATGTGGTGGAGGAGAGCGAGCATCCGGTGTGTGCCAGCGGCGGTATAGGCACGATCGGTGATCTACGTGCACTCGAGGACCGGGGAGTGGCATCAGTTGTCATAGGGATGGCGCTATATACGGGCGCTATCGATCCAGGAGCCGTTGCTGAGGAGTTTGCCGAATGA